The genome window AATAAACTTCTTAAATAATttaaagttttatcattttgaatTAAGTATTAGATTTGTATCTTAACATATGTTAAGACATGGTTACTTCCTCTTTTAGATACATTCTTGCATAATCAAAATTGTAAAGATGCAGACATTCGGTCAAAGAAATAGAGCACATACCGCAATATAATTGAATATATACTCGCAAAAAAATATTGCTTGTCCTAAGTTCGATTGTGCAGAACAAGGTAATACAATTTTCTCTCCTTTGACTAATAGACAAGATGACGAAGATAGAACAAATAAATTGCCATTACCTTTGTGATGACTACAGTCCATTGTTTTTGGAATCAAATCATATTGtttagaaaatgaattttttttttgtaaatttcatTCAAACTTTTTTCTTAAGCACATTACTTCAAAATTCTTTTGAGGAAAATAGAAAGAAACGTAatcctttttttattattatttcaaacCCCGATTAACCTTCTATGCGACAAGTCCTTAAAAAAGttgacaccaaaaaaaaaaatcaatgaggTACACCTAATGTTAAGTGAAGCAGCATTAATTATTTCTAGAGttaattacactttacccccttgAATTTAGCGCCTAGTAACATTTGCCCCTGATGTCTAAATATTTACACTTGACCCCTCATGATTAAGTTGTTAACCGCATTAGGATAAAGGTGTATTTTACATGACTGAATTACCCCCAGCTAATTCTTGAACATATATAATAAATGTAACCCTAACAAATGCCTATTTTTCTCAATAGTTGCTAAATCTATATGAATACAACTACACCATGTATTTGACCTTTTaccaataattaaaaaaaataaaaatttcacaaaaaagtCTAAGTAATTCAAAGTGTTTATCTCAGTGCTAATAACAGCAATTAGGTtagatgaaaaaaaattaacaagtgCGTTCGAAATGAAGGCTTTGTATGgatttgaaatttcttttcaaaaattatttttttatttggtgtctacagtaatAATTCTAAAAATAACTACAAAAATATACACAATTTCAAATATAActtacaaaaaatttaaaaaaccatatcacattttctttttccacCCGTCACCACTACCACTTACCACATACCATCACCTACCACTGTCACCACTCCTAACTCCCTCCTTACTCCTTCCTTTCCTCCTTCCTCGGCCCCCCTTTTCCACTCCTTCCTCCCTTATCTTGCctcccccttccccttcccttcCAAATAGGGGAGGTGGCGGAAAGGAGGGAAGAGGAGGGgagaaagaggaagaagaggaaggagagggaggagagaagaggcaagagagagaggaggaggaaggAGGGGGTGGAAATACGGGATGGAAGTGGTGGTGGATGGTAgtgtttaatttttgaaaactgccttaaaaattttaaattctaaaaatactccaaaatacatttccaaaaacACCTAATCatctatagtaaaatttttttgtatacATCGTTACaatcaaatttttgaaacaaactttcaaaaataattaatcCATATGGAACTTTTTTATTTgagaatttatttattaaaacacttttttatatgattcatatgggataaaaaagtgattaaaaataaaatagagtggaaaatgtgtttacataatctaaattttttttaccaaatAATGTacattcaagaaaaaaaaatataaagcaatatgCAAATGTGGCATAAAAATACCAATTCACATCTTATTGATTCGTGAAAATTTCTAAGACTGTAGGTAAGAAAAGtatcaaaattaaatatttttttaatttatttgaagaaaaagaagtgattGACAACTACTATAGAAGTTTTGGAAATTCTCTTAAAACTTTTTGATTctacaattaattttttaaaaatttgtttctattttaccattttttttATGTCATGTGACTCAATAAGTTTTTCTAATAGGTGCTGCATATTCTGACTTAAAATATAGCAATATGCAACAACCACTATGTATAGGCATTAAtgttattttatcaaaattttggataGAAAGTTCACCATTAATGTTTAACTAATCAACGCAGGGAATGAAGTATACATATTTAGAGTTAAGAGGGCAAGGTGTTACTAGGAGCCAAGTTCAAGAGGACAAAGTGTAACTTACCTTATTTCTATATGCAAATTAGGCATGCTAATAGGTAACGTCTCAATTGGATTCACTAGATCTAGACccaaatctattaaatttattaataccTAGACCCAAATTATGAACCTTATGGGTTTTGTAGATGAAAATCTAGATTTAGACCTTCATGAGTTTGAGTACCTAATAAGTATCTATAggtattaaaaattaaattcaaaaacGATGAACACATATGGAATTTATATATCACAGAACTACAATCTACTTACCATTTTCAAATACCAAAATCGACACTTAAGAAAGTTGCTTGCAATAATAATGAACTAAAAGCATGAAATTTTACCGAgtaatttaatttgtttgaaaattttttttatcaatattcAAGTTTAAGCTtgcatatgtgtgtgtgtgcttTTGTGTATGTTTGGGTAGAGTCTGGGCCTAGAGTTGGAATTGAGCACGGGCCATGCAACTCTAAACTCTATCCAAGCTCAAGATTCTTTCATAGGATTTAAAATATGCCTAGAATTTGAGTTCGAAAATTTGGACTCAAACTTAAGAAACACATGATGGATTTGAGTTAAGCCTAGATAGTATGAGACCCATTAACACGCTTACTTGCAATGCTTGTACTAAGAGACCTTTGAATTTCTTAATCTATCCACAACTGCAAAACtatttagaatattttttagcATCTTGATAAAATAAGAATCGGCACAAATATTTGATTTTGATCACATATTTGAGAtgtatgaaaattttcaatatcatttaagaatgaaatttgatattgTGAGAAGGATATTTATACCTTTGTAATAGAGTATACGATGACGGATATAGGTACTTTTATTATTCTCCATAAAAAAAGGTTAATTAATTagttcattttcttattttttaagaATGATTATTATTCTAAAATAATGAAGGATTTCTTTAATTAGATTACATGTAAACCACGATTTTGGAATCAAGACAACGACTTGCAATTCATTGATTAAAAGTAATCCAAATTATAACTCAAAATTACAAGttcaaaactaaaacaaacttGCGAATCATCATTTGCAACTAACCGACACTTGGTTGAATAAGCACCATTATACATTTAGAATAAACTCACAACTTGTTAGAGTTTAACAAAGGATCTCAAACTCTTGGATTTCAAACTTAACCCGAGACCAAAACCTCATTGGGATGTAATGAAGATATACATCAAATTTTTTTATccaaaaagaatgagaagaagAATGACATAGAAGTGGGAAATAACCTAAGAGTTTCATTTATCGAAGGACATATTTAGACAATTTGAGCTATCACGATCACGTATTgacataaaattttaaaatgataataaaataagaaaggagaaatttcagtttttttttcgtATACCACTAAAAATATTTCTCAAATGACAATTAGCATCCTTTTGAACATAAGATatggaaaaaaatttgtttcCTTGGGGTAGCAACATGCAGAATAAAATTGCAAATACAAGAAGTGACAAATGTGTTTTCTACACTTTTTAGGCTTTAGTAGAGCCTAAAGAAAGCCATTAGAGGCTCATACACAGTTTCTCTGGCATTCACCCCCATAACATAATCAGCATGAGCATAATTCTCTATATATTGGACAACAATCTTGTCTTTATCATGATCTTTAAGGTTGTCTACCAAATGCTGCACGTCCTTCACGTCAGAGAGTGCATCAGCTCCTCCATGGCTGAGGAAAAGCGGAAAATCTTTTGGTATATTCTTCATGTTGTAGACTGGAGGGGTTGGCTGCCCATAATGCTTATTGTTTTCATCCTCGTTTCCATAGTCGTACATTTGGATGGTTCCTCCTTTGACCACTAACGAAATGACACAAgaaaaaaacacacaaacaaAACAATTGTTGAGATAATCAAGTAACATTGCCCATCCACACatgcacacatatatatatgtgtgttacatatataatatataatatgtgtggatgtgtgtgtgtgtatgagaCAGAAAATACATTTAGGAAGAGTCCCTGAGAAACAGAAGGAGTGATGCAAGCGAATTAGGGGGATACAGTTGAGTCGAGTAGTAAGTAGGAGGTCTTGAATTCAAAACCTTTTacttataaaaaatgaaaagaaaagagaaatgggTTTCTTGCAATTTGTTTCAAGTTTTAAGCATATGATTGTCTTATTCTATATTTCAGAAGCTCatgcaaacaaatttatttataaatggaaaaagaaattatagTAAATGTAGTGCTCGATTTCAGTTTATATAATTTATGTAACTTTTAAATCTAACTGATTTATAAATGAAATTCTTTCTAGATATCTTTTTTTGCTGAATGCAATCAGTAgatcttcttgtttttttcaAGTCTCTAAACTTTCTTTCAACAAAATGCATCAAAACtttaaatcatatatttcattaGTTCTTACAGTGTTAAGTTAGGTTTGAAGTTGCCAAATTTTGAGCCAATTGAATATATACATGTGAAATGCAGTAAGAAGTAGACAGAGAAATCTAGAAGAAGGTTGGGAAAAAAACAGAAGTATATTTCTTGAAAGTTAAAGATTCACAGCCTACTAAATCTTAAATCACAACCTAATCTCTTAGAATCTTAATCATAGTGCACTTTGAAGCTCAAATTGACACTTTTACTGAGTCAATGTTATCAAGTAGAAGTTTTCAAAACTTTCTGTCAGTTATTGTGTAATTAACCCTAATCATTTCTACAAGATAAATAAACTGtcataaaaccaattatgaTCTTCTAGCATTACTATTGAAGTAACCAAAAGAAGATTAGAAAAGCCTTACTCTGAGATAGATGGATCATGTTCTTGGTGGAAGTTGGCTGAGGCTCATGTCTTAGAAAAACATCAATAATGGAAGAGTTCATGCAGCAGTTTGCGCCTACACAAATCATAACCTCAAAGTTAAAACTCAATTTATATGAGCTGATATGTCCAGGTAGCAGCATGAATAATTTCTGATTTGTACCTGTGAAAGATGTCAACAGATGGGTGCAATCAACGCCTGGATTCTTGCAGATATTCATAAGAAGTTGGATAACAGCATCCCTAGACACATACACGAATGCAAAACAATTattttgagaggaaaaacaTTATAAGCATTGAAACTTATGATTTTTAACATAAAATTTTTGAGGTTTTTATTGGGAGAAAACTTTAATTTGTAGAGTACATTAACAAaaacattcatttttttttataaactttAAGAAGGAAAATGTGTAACTTGTCTCACTTCATCCAATATGTGCAAACATTTGGAACAGTTATAACATTATATACCCTTTTATATTTTGGGCAGAAAACAGTTTAGAAGGAAAGGTGACTCGCGCCATTTCGAGACCGGAATGTATCATAAATGTTCTATTGAACAATTTTGAATTTCTACACTAGATATTGGAAATTCAAAACTGAAGTAATGCACCAGCACAAGTGACAAATTTGTCTCACCCTCTTGGATTAAATTCATTAATTCCCAGCCAATACAAAGCCTgtcaaaacaagaaaagaagtcAGTTTTAGAAAAACCATCATTATGCAGCCTTATAGTAGTATCAATTAGTATTGCAACCTCAAAGTATTAaccatttcattttcttgttaATTGGACTATTAACCGAGTCAAAGCCTGAAGTGAAATGTTAAAACGTAACATTAATTTGTAAAAGTTTTGTAAGACCATTATCTACCTTTCCAATGCTGCTCAAGAGCAATTTCCTTACCAAAACTAAAGCGCAAGTTATCAATTTGTTGAAATACGTACAATTGGAAGATTTTGTACTGCATTTTCTTGTATAGTTTTCCATGGTACAAAGTATGACAAACTTAATAATATCACGAGGGAGGAGAATGTTGTCGTTCAAAATCATGCATTTCTAGTTGTCGGGTATGTCTAGTCAAGAATTGTTTTGAAATGTGCACATTAGATACAAACTCAAACTCTTATTTTTAGATTCTATTAATAGGAGCTGAAGCAATTTGATTTCTAGAAGTAATTATAACCTTAGAGGCGCTTTTAAGAAATAACTTTTGCTTTTTGTAATTTTCAATTGCTCTTTCAATTTTATATATTAGTTTTTTTCAGGAAATGCTATTTGTTCCAAGTAACCATAATAACTTGAATAAACTAAAATAAAgccctttatatatatatattaggtaGTGCTAAAACAGAAGACAGAAGACTACCTGggaaatgaaactttcaacaCCTATTCTTGCGAGTGGAGAAGTCATCTCACCCAGAAAGCCAATAGGACTTAACAAGGCAGCAGATCTTAGCTTATCCACAAGTTGCCCTTTTGAAAATGAAGCCAATGCAATTAAAGTTCCCTGCAACACATATGAAATTCAGGTTTAGATTTTCTCAAGAAAACGTAAGTTTTGCCATCAATAAGCAATAGCGATAATTTAATAGTAATATAttcaattttatatatattatgattttctttttttttttgtcgcaatATAACGGAAATAAATAAAGCCCAACTTCCTATTTTACTTTTCAAAGAGTTTTgaacaaattaaaaataatattgaaGTCATCCGCATCACGATATTGTTATAAACCATCCTACTTACCCCAACAAAAAAATCTTTCAATTTTCATAGTGGTCCTTTTCTGAAAACTCCAAAGTCAACTAACCAAATCTGAACTAGCTACTTATTTTCTTAAACCATATGCaatgcttttttcttttttttttttttggtttttttgggCAACTATATGGAAAGTTTACAATAACCCATAATAGTTTTCTCCACCCAATCACTTTCCAAAAATCAACACCAAGGAGAAAATTTCACCTGGGAATGACCAACATAATGCAACTTCTGTCCTGTGAAATCATTGACAAACTGGATTGAAGCTGGAAGATCATAAGCTGCTAATTCATCCCAGGTAAAATCCCAATATGCCTAAGCAATAGTATTTTTCTCTGGTTAGTAATAATAGTAAAACCAGAATTTCAGAGTTAAAATAAAgaattcatatatatttgaagAAAGGTAAATTACTGCATTATCCGGACTAAGAGTTTGGTGGGAAAGGCTGTATTTGGTTCCACGGCTACTGACAAGCCAAACATCAAATCCACTATCAGCCAATATGAGGGCCAAAGATTGATCAGGCGGACTTAGTAGCCATGTTATTGCATCCTGAGATCacacaaattaattttttttctcagaaataaattttaaaaccaATTAAGATTGATTTTATCTATTTtctttgatatatgtgagtcACGTGCAGAATAAAGAATTAGTATTATACTTGAAATAATTagtatcttccatttagaaAGCAGTTTTGGCTACTAAATTTCCAAAAGCAGATTATTAAgatgcaaaagaagaaaaaacacaATCCTCATAgatttgattagtttttaaaCTTCAATTATAGGTGAAGACCAGTTAGTGCTATGACCATCTAATGCAATAGACTAATTTTGTCACTCATGCTACCTAAAATTTGAAGGATTACAAATCAATGAAATGAACTAAACTTTACTAcacttattatttatttattttgctacGTTATAAGATCTAGATGTATGCGACatgaataaaatgaaatttcaaatttggatAAAGATTGCTTGTCAGGCATTCCAAcgagttgaaaaaaaaattttaaattaaaaaagaaaacttcATCCTATGACTATAAGAAAAATTGATCCCAAAAATTGGCATGCGAACAACAAACCATCAACAGTCCATGTTGCAGCAGGACAGGAGGCCTCTTCCTAGGAGCCTCACCGGCCAGGCCAAAGGGAATCCTTTGCATGTTGAGAATATAGCCATCTTCTGTAATCACCTGGCAGAAATGATATGATTCATATCAAAATTGATCAGATTATTCTTTAAATGAGCTCATATTGCAAACTAACAAAATATTTTCTGAACGAATTGAAATTAATTACTTCATGTTCTTCACATTTGTAACCTCTAGTCTCCACCATCAAATTGCAAATTCCATCTAAAGCATCAATTGACCATAAAGTAGCTAACAAAAATAGCAATATCACAAAAAATCTAGAAGACAAATTGTTTGCCATTATAAACTGTTTTGTTCCTGCTCAGTttataaaattt of Coffea arabica cultivar ET-39 chromosome 5c, Coffea Arabica ET-39 HiFi, whole genome shotgun sequence contains these proteins:
- the LOC113689278 gene encoding triacylglycerol lipase 2, encoding MYRGMNRFRGSGSSVYRYLTMPQMRRKVSNSWSAMQDTYFSTKDIFEKHKVVFTMATSIASVATAWIGYSLRHFHETRVDQRLERIESAMKNKYEIGDPEFKKLVSSSVSIPACIATAGTTLFIGYGLGWRGGRWYALRKVRREQMKEQMKILGQVNSRQWPFKFLKAKLPLLARIRPRRWPVRILRRPRLAESAGKTSETHLIEAWSAFFVHIQIVAVIMPNLQPCNRGTKQFIMANNLSSRFFVILLFLLATLWSIDALDGICNLMVETRGYKCEEHEVITEDGYILNMQRIPFGLAGEAPRKRPPVLLQHGLLMDAITWLLSPPDQSLALILADSGFDVWLVSSRGTKYSLSHQTLSPDNAAYWDFTWDELAAYDLPASIQFVNDFTGQKLHYVGHSQGTLIALASFSKGQLVDKLRSAALLSPIGFLGEMTSPLARIGVESFISQALYWLGINEFNPRGDAVIQLLMNICKNPGVDCTHLLTSFTGANCCMNSSIIDVFLRHEPQPTSTKNMIHLSQMVKGGTIQMYDYGNEDENNKHYGQPTPPVYNMKNIPKDFPLFLSHGGADALSDVKDVQHLVDNLKDHDKDKIVVQYIENYAHADYVMGVNARETVYEPLMAFFRLY